The DNA sequence GATGGTGGTGTTGATCTGCATGCGCAGGCAGAGCAACTTTTGAAACAGTATAATCACAAGACTCGGTCCCTGCGTATAACAGGTGTGCTGGGTGATGTGACAGTGCGGGCGGGCTGTATGCTGCCGGTAAGTCTGAATCTGGGAGATATCGTTCACAACAGCTATTTGATCTGTCGTCGCGTTGTGCATACGTGGGAACAGGGGCATCACAGGATGGATATCGAGATGGCGGGCGGTGATCGTTTTGCATAGCTTGGACCAGGCGATCCGATCACTTGCACGCAGGGCAGTCTTGGCAAGCAAGCCTGTCAATGTATTGTTCGGTACGGTCATGGCGGTAGATCCGCTGCAGATCATGACGGAGCAGAAACTGATACTCGATGAGAGTTTTTTGATCCTGACTGAAGCGGTGAAAGATCATGAGCATGAGATAACGGTAGTTGACTGGCAGACAGAGGCTGTGAGCGGAGG is a window from the Selenomonadales bacterium genome containing:
- a CDS encoding DUF2577 domain-containing protein, with the protein product MHSLDQAIRSLARRAVLASKPVNVLFGTVMAVDPLQIMTEQKLILDESFLILTEAVKDHEHEITVVDWQTEAVSGGSGDAKYASHAHPLKGRKKIIIHNALQKGEKVLLLTMEGGQMFVVADRV